One part of the Ralstonia pickettii genome encodes these proteins:
- a CDS encoding methionine ABC transporter ATP-binding protein yields the protein MIELKGISQHFRGAGGHDVHALRDVDLTIDRGEIFGIIGRSGAGKSTLVRVINLLNRPTSGTVTVAGQELTALNADGLRQARRKIGMIFQHFNLLSSRTVYDNVALPLELAGTSRERIREIVLPLLELVGLSAHKDRYPAQISGGQKQRVGIARALASQPDVLLSDEATSALDPETTRSILDLLRKINGELGLTIVLITHQMEVIKQVCDRVAVLDAGRVVELGRVIDVFLKPEHDVTRALIGEVISQELPPSVLARVESRLTAREQGGRDHLFRLAFTGAGVDQPVLAQAIRDYGLDFNILHGHIDEIQGQAFGSLAILASGETADINNAMNFLREQGVVVEEINHVV from the coding sequence ATGATCGAACTCAAGGGGATATCGCAGCACTTTCGGGGGGCGGGCGGCCATGACGTCCACGCGCTGCGCGACGTCGATCTGACCATCGACCGGGGAGAGATTTTCGGCATCATCGGCCGCAGCGGCGCGGGCAAGAGCACGCTCGTCCGCGTCATCAATCTGCTGAACCGGCCCACCTCCGGCACTGTCACCGTGGCGGGGCAGGAGCTCACCGCACTGAATGCCGATGGGCTGCGCCAGGCGCGCCGCAAGATCGGCATGATCTTCCAGCACTTCAATTTGCTGTCGTCGCGCACCGTGTACGACAACGTGGCGCTGCCGCTGGAGCTGGCCGGCACATCGCGCGAACGCATCCGCGAGATCGTGTTGCCGCTGCTGGAACTGGTGGGCCTGTCCGCACACAAGGATCGTTACCCCGCGCAGATTTCCGGTGGCCAGAAGCAGCGCGTTGGCATTGCCCGCGCGCTGGCGAGCCAGCCCGATGTGCTGCTCTCCGATGAGGCAACTTCCGCGCTGGACCCGGAGACGACGCGCTCGATTCTCGACCTGCTGCGCAAGATCAACGGCGAACTCGGTCTGACTATCGTGCTGATCACACACCAGATGGAAGTCATCAAGCAGGTGTGCGACCGCGTGGCGGTGCTTGACGCCGGCCGCGTTGTGGAACTGGGCCGCGTGATCGACGTGTTTCTGAAGCCCGAGCATGACGTGACGCGCGCGCTCATCGGTGAGGTGATCTCGCAGGAGTTGCCGCCGTCCGTTCTGGCGCGCGTGGAAAGTCGCCTCACCGCGCGTGAGCAGGGTGGCCGTGACCACCTGTTCCGCCTGGCATTTACCGGTGCAGGCGTGGACCAGCCGGTGCTGGCGCAGGCGATCCGCGACTATGGGCTCGACTTCAACATTCTCCATGGCCACATCGACGAGATTCAGGGCCAGGCCTTCGGCTCGCTGGCGATCCTGGCGTCGGGCGAAACCGCTGACATCAACAACGCGATGAACTTCCTGCGCGAGCAAGGCGTGGTGGTCGAGGAGATCAATCATGTGGTCTGA
- a CDS encoding methionine ABC transporter permease, which yields MWSDLTDLFLPAFWETLAMVGVSGGIGALFGVPLGVLLYLTTTGGVLSAPVFNRVAGLVVNAVRSVPFIILLVAVIPFTRLLAGSSIGTAAAIVPLTIAAIPFVARLVETALREVDRGLIEAAQSMGATTGQLVYKVLLPEAMPGILAGLTITFVSLVGYSAMAGTIGGGGLGDLGIRYGYQRYESDIMLAVVVILIVFVQAVQSTGDWLVRRLSHR from the coding sequence ATGTGGTCTGACCTGACCGATCTGTTCCTGCCGGCCTTCTGGGAAACGCTGGCCATGGTGGGCGTGTCAGGCGGCATTGGCGCGCTGTTTGGCGTGCCGCTGGGCGTGCTGCTGTATCTGACGACCACGGGTGGCGTGCTGTCGGCACCGGTGTTCAACCGCGTGGCCGGCCTCGTCGTCAATGCCGTGCGTTCGGTGCCGTTCATCATCCTGCTGGTCGCGGTAATTCCATTCACGCGCTTGCTGGCCGGCTCTTCCATTGGCACTGCCGCGGCCATCGTGCCGCTGACGATTGCTGCGATTCCCTTTGTTGCGCGCCTGGTCGAGACTGCGCTGCGCGAAGTGGACCGCGGCCTGATCGAAGCCGCGCAATCGATGGGGGCGACGACGGGCCAACTCGTCTACAAGGTGTTGCTGCCCGAGGCGATGCCCGGCATCCTCGCCGGCCTGACGATCACCTTTGTCAGCCTGGTCGGCTACTCGGCCATGGCCGGTACCATCGGCGGCGGCGGCCTGGGCGACTTGGGCATCCGCTACGGCTATCAGCGCTATGAATCGGACATCATGCTGGCGGTTGTCGTCATCCTGATCGTCTTCGTGCAGGCGGTGCAATCGACGGGCGATTGGCTCGTGCGCCGCCTGAGCCACCGTTAA
- a CDS encoding MetQ/NlpA family ABC transporter substrate-binding protein — protein MNRRQLLQWSASLGAALALVAGSALAQSKPIKIGVTAGPHAEIMEEVKKVAEKDGLKLQIVEFNDYIQPNAALAAGDLDANSYQHQPYLDDQIATRGYKFVSVGQTITFPMGIYSKKIKSLKELKEGARFGLPNDPTNGGRALLLLQSQGVIKLKPNAGFKASPRDVAENPKKLKFVELDAAQLPRSLDDLDAAAINGNYAEKANLDPTKDGIAIESPKGPYANVIAIRVADKDQPWVAKLVKAYHSDAVKSFVKTKYKDAVIVAW, from the coding sequence ATGAACCGCCGTCAACTGCTGCAATGGTCCGCGAGTCTTGGTGCCGCATTGGCACTGGTCGCAGGCAGCGCCCTGGCGCAGAGCAAGCCGATCAAGATCGGCGTGACCGCCGGCCCGCACGCCGAGATCATGGAAGAAGTGAAGAAGGTCGCCGAAAAGGACGGCCTGAAACTCCAGATCGTCGAGTTCAACGATTACATCCAGCCAAACGCTGCCCTGGCTGCCGGCGATCTGGACGCCAACAGCTATCAGCACCAGCCGTATCTGGACGACCAGATTGCCACGCGCGGCTACAAGTTCGTGAGCGTCGGCCAGACCATCACCTTCCCGATGGGGATCTACTCGAAGAAGATCAAGTCGCTGAAGGAACTGAAGGAAGGTGCGCGCTTCGGCCTGCCGAACGACCCCACCAATGGCGGTCGCGCGCTCTTGCTGCTGCAATCGCAGGGCGTGATCAAACTCAAGCCGAACGCCGGTTTCAAGGCCTCGCCGCGCGACGTGGCCGAGAACCCGAAGAAGCTGAAGTTCGTCGAATTGGATGCCGCGCAACTGCCGCGCTCGCTGGATGATCTGGATGCCGCCGCCATCAACGGCAACTATGCGGAGAAGGCGAACCTGGACCCGACCAAGGACGGCATCGCCATCGAAAGCCCGAAGGGCCCGTATGCCAACGTGATTGCCATCCGCGTGGCCGACAAGGATCAACCCTGGGTCGCCAAGCTCGTGAAGGCGTATCATTCCGACGCTGTGAAGTCCTTCGTCAAGACGAAGTACAAAGATGCGGTGATTGTGGCTTGGTAA
- a CDS encoding electron transfer flavoprotein subunit beta/FixA family protein — MKVLVAVKRVIDYNVKVRVKTDGSGVDLANVKMSMNPFDEIAVEEAVRLKEAGVATEVIAVSCGVTQCQETLRTAMAIGADRGILVETNEELQPLAVAKLLKALVDKEQPQLIILGKQAIDDDANQTGQMLAALAGLPQATFASKVQIADGKASVTREVDGGLETLSVKLPAVVTTDLRLNEPRYVTLPNIMKAKKKQLDTVKPEDLGVDVAPRLKTLKVVEPAKRSAGVMVPDVATLVSKLKTEAKVL, encoded by the coding sequence ATGAAAGTCCTGGTCGCAGTCAAGCGCGTGATCGATTACAACGTGAAAGTTCGCGTGAAGACGGACGGCAGCGGTGTCGATCTGGCCAACGTCAAGATGAGCATGAACCCGTTCGACGAGATCGCCGTGGAAGAGGCGGTTCGCCTGAAGGAAGCGGGCGTCGCTACCGAAGTGATCGCCGTTTCGTGCGGCGTGACGCAGTGCCAGGAAACCCTGCGCACTGCCATGGCCATCGGCGCCGATCGCGGCATCCTGGTTGAAACGAATGAAGAACTGCAGCCGCTGGCCGTGGCCAAGCTGCTCAAAGCGCTGGTCGACAAGGAACAGCCGCAGCTGATCATCCTCGGCAAGCAGGCGATTGACGACGACGCCAACCAGACCGGCCAGATGCTGGCTGCGCTGGCCGGCCTGCCGCAAGCCACGTTTGCCTCGAAGGTGCAGATTGCCGACGGCAAGGCTTCGGTCACGCGTGAAGTGGACGGCGGCCTGGAGACCCTGTCGGTCAAGCTGCCGGCCGTGGTCACCACCGACCTGCGCCTGAACGAGCCGCGCTACGTGACGCTGCCGAACATCATGAAGGCGAAGAAGAAGCAACTCGACACGGTCAAGCCGGAAGATCTGGGCGTGGACGTTGCACCGCGCCTGAAGACGCTGAAGGTGGTCGAGCCCGCCAAGCGCAGCGCCGGCGTCATGGTGCCCGATGTGGCCACGCTGGTGTCCAAGCTCAAGACGGAAGCCAAGGTGCTGTAA
- a CDS encoding electron transfer flavoprotein subunit alpha/FixB family protein has protein sequence MTALVIAEHDNQSIKAATLNTVTAAAQCGGDVHVLVAGAGCGAAAQAAAQIAGVTKVLVADAPQFADGLAENVAEQALAVAGNYNHILAPATAYGKNILPRVAAKLDVAQLSDITKVDGPDTFERPIYAGNAIATVQSADKVKVITVRGTAFDPAAATGGAAATENLTAVADAGISQFVSREVTKSDRPELTAAKIIVSGGRGVGSGENYTKVLTPLADKLGAALGASRAAVDAGFVPNDYQVGQTGKIVAPQLYIAVGISGAIQHLAGMKDSKVIVAINKDPEAPIFQVADYGLVGDLNAVVPELVTALG, from the coding sequence ATGACCGCACTCGTTATTGCTGAACACGACAACCAATCCATCAAGGCCGCGACGCTGAACACCGTGACGGCCGCCGCCCAATGCGGCGGTGACGTCCACGTGCTGGTGGCCGGCGCTGGCTGCGGCGCCGCTGCACAGGCCGCCGCGCAGATCGCCGGCGTGACCAAGGTGCTGGTGGCCGACGCGCCCCAGTTTGCCGATGGACTGGCCGAGAACGTCGCCGAGCAGGCCCTGGCCGTTGCCGGCAACTACAACCACATCCTGGCGCCCGCCACCGCCTACGGCAAGAACATCCTGCCGCGCGTGGCCGCCAAGCTGGACGTGGCCCAGTTGTCCGACATCACCAAGGTCGACGGCCCGGACACTTTCGAGCGCCCGATCTACGCCGGCAACGCGATTGCCACCGTGCAATCGGCCGACAAGGTGAAGGTAATCACCGTGCGCGGCACGGCCTTCGACCCAGCTGCCGCCACTGGTGGCGCTGCAGCCACCGAAAACCTGACCGCCGTGGCGGACGCCGGCATCTCGCAATTCGTCTCGCGGGAGGTGACGAAGAGCGACCGCCCGGAACTGACCGCCGCGAAGATCATCGTGTCGGGCGGCCGTGGCGTAGGGTCGGGCGAGAACTACACCAAGGTGTTGACGCCGCTGGCCGACAAGCTGGGCGCCGCGCTGGGCGCCTCGCGTGCCGCAGTGGACGCCGGCTTCGTACCGAACGACTACCAGGTCGGTCAGACCGGCAAGATCGTCGCGCCGCAGCTGTACATCGCCGTCGGTATCTCGGGCGCGATCCAGCACTTGGCCGGCATGAAGGATTCGAAGGTGATCGTCGCGATCAACAAGGATCCGGAAGCGCCGATCTTCCAGGTGGCAGACTATGGCCTCGTGGGCGACCTGAACGCCGTCGTGCCGGAGCTGGTGACCGCACTGGGCTAA
- a CDS encoding acyl-CoA dehydrogenase has protein sequence MTYQAPVKDMLFVMNELAGLDNVAKLPGFEDATADTAQAVLEESARFTGEVVAPLNVEGDRNPSSWKDGIVTATAGFKEAFAQFGQGGWQGVQHPLEYGGQGLPKLIATACIEMLNAANLSFALCPLLTDGAIEALLTAGTEEQKQLFVPKLISGEWTGTMNLTEPQAGSDLALVRTRAEPVGDGTFKIFGTKIFITWGEHDMAENIVHLVLARTPGAPEGVKGISLFVVPKFMVNPDGSLGARNDAHCVSIEHKLGIKASPTAVLQFGDNGGAIGTLVGEENRGLEYMFIMMNAARYAVGMQGIGVSERAYQKAVAYARDRVQSRPVDGSAAKAVPIIHHPDVKRMLLTMRAMTEGARALAYVAAAACDAGHHSADDAARKQNAALYEFLVPIVKGWSTEMSIDVTSLGVQVHGGMGFIEETGAAQFYRDARILPIYEGTTAIQANDLIGRKTVRDGGAVALGICAEIAKVEAALAAKGGAHCDAMRARLAAGREALESVVRFVVEQTKAQPNAVFAGSVPYLRLCGIVLSGWQMARALLVAIDRESEDPNFYGAKIATARVFADVLLTQAPGIAQSILTGGETIGAVPEAQF, from the coding sequence ATGACCTATCAAGCCCCCGTCAAGGACATGCTGTTCGTGATGAACGAGCTGGCCGGCCTGGACAACGTCGCCAAGCTGCCCGGCTTTGAGGACGCCACCGCCGATACGGCGCAGGCCGTGCTGGAAGAAAGCGCGCGCTTTACCGGTGAAGTCGTTGCACCGCTGAATGTGGAAGGCGACCGTAACCCGAGCAGCTGGAAGGACGGCATCGTCACGGCCACCGCGGGTTTCAAGGAGGCGTTCGCGCAGTTCGGCCAAGGCGGCTGGCAGGGCGTGCAGCACCCGCTGGAATACGGCGGCCAGGGCCTGCCTAAGCTGATTGCCACGGCGTGCATCGAAATGCTGAATGCGGCCAACCTGTCGTTCGCCCTGTGCCCGCTGCTGACGGATGGCGCCATCGAGGCATTGCTGACCGCCGGCACCGAAGAACAGAAACAGCTTTTCGTCCCCAAGCTCATCTCCGGCGAATGGACGGGCACGATGAATCTCACCGAGCCGCAGGCCGGTTCGGATCTGGCACTCGTGCGCACGCGCGCCGAGCCGGTGGGCGACGGCACGTTCAAAATCTTCGGCACGAAGATCTTCATCACCTGGGGCGAGCACGACATGGCCGAGAACATCGTCCACCTCGTGCTGGCGCGTACGCCGGGCGCGCCGGAGGGTGTGAAGGGGATCTCGCTGTTCGTGGTGCCGAAGTTCATGGTCAATCCGGACGGCTCGCTGGGCGCGCGCAACGATGCGCATTGCGTGTCGATCGAACACAAGCTCGGCATCAAGGCGAGCCCGACGGCCGTGCTGCAATTTGGCGATAACGGCGGCGCGATCGGGACGCTGGTCGGCGAAGAAAATCGCGGCCTGGAATACATGTTCATCATGATGAACGCGGCGCGCTATGCGGTGGGCATGCAGGGCATTGGCGTGTCGGAGCGCGCGTACCAAAAGGCCGTGGCCTATGCGCGTGACCGTGTGCAGAGCCGCCCGGTGGATGGCTCTGCTGCCAAAGCTGTGCCCATCATTCATCACCCGGATGTGAAGCGCATGCTGCTGACGATGCGCGCCATGACCGAAGGCGCGCGTGCGCTGGCCTACGTGGCCGCCGCAGCGTGCGATGCAGGCCATCACTCCGCAGACGATGCTGCACGCAAGCAGAACGCAGCGCTGTACGAATTCCTGGTGCCGATCGTGAAGGGCTGGAGCACCGAGATGTCGATCGACGTGACGAGCCTGGGCGTGCAGGTGCACGGCGGCATGGGCTTTATCGAAGAGACGGGCGCCGCGCAGTTCTATCGTGATGCGCGCATCCTGCCGATCTACGAAGGCACCACGGCCATCCAGGCCAACGACCTGATCGGCCGCAAGACGGTGCGTGACGGGGGCGCGGTGGCGTTGGGCATCTGCGCGGAAATCGCCAAGGTGGAAGCGGCGCTCGCTGCGAAGGGCGGTGCGCATTGCGATGCGATGCGTGCGCGTCTGGCAGCGGGTCGCGAGGCGCTGGAATCGGTGGTGCGATTTGTGGTCGAGCAGACCAAGGCGCAACCGAACGCCGTGTTCGCGGGAAGCGTGCCGTATCTGCGGCTGTGCGGGATCGTGCTGTCGGGCTGGCAGATGGCGCGTGCGCTGCTGGTGGCCATTGACCGCGAGAGCGAAGACCCGAACTTCTACGGCGCGAAGATCGCCACGGCACGCGTGTTTGCAGACGTGTTGCTCACGCAGGCGCCGGGTATCGCACAGTCGATCCTGACGGGCGGCGAGACGATTGGTGCGGTGCCCGAAGCACAGTTTTGA
- a CDS encoding D-amino acid dehydrogenase, giving the protein MRVLVLGSGVIGVTSAYYLARAGHEVTVVDREAGPALETSFANAGQISPGYASPWAAPGVPLKAIKWMFQQHAPLTIRPDGTLFQLKWMWQMLRNCDAASYAQNKERMVRLAEYSRDCIRDLRADTGIAYEGRQQGTLQIFRTQQQLDGAANDIAVLERAGVPYELLSREDLVRSEPGLASTRHKLAGGLRLPNDETGDCQLFTTRLAAMAEKLGVRFRFNSTINSLIFKNDAVRGALVDGQPIDADLVVVALGSYSTPFLKNLVNVPVYPLKGFSITVPMADAAKSPVSTILDETYKVAVTRFDDRIRVGGMAQIVGYDKRLDPSKRKTLEFVVNDLFPGAGDVSRASFWTGLRPMTPDGTPIVGQTPVRGLWLNTGHGTLGWTMACGSGKLLADLVSGRSPAIRSDDLSVYRYLGGTPMPATKPALA; this is encoded by the coding sequence ATGCGCGTGCTCGTTCTTGGCAGCGGCGTGATTGGCGTGACGAGCGCCTATTACCTGGCCCGTGCGGGCCATGAAGTCACTGTCGTCGACCGCGAAGCGGGTCCGGCGCTGGAGACGAGCTTCGCCAATGCTGGCCAGATCTCACCGGGCTACGCGTCGCCGTGGGCCGCGCCGGGCGTCCCGCTCAAGGCCATCAAGTGGATGTTCCAGCAGCACGCGCCGCTGACGATCCGCCCCGACGGCACCCTCTTCCAACTCAAGTGGATGTGGCAGATGCTGCGCAACTGCGACGCCGCCAGCTATGCGCAGAACAAGGAGCGCATGGTCCGCCTGGCTGAATACAGCCGCGACTGCATCCGCGACCTGCGCGCCGACACCGGCATCGCCTACGAAGGCCGCCAGCAAGGCACGCTGCAAATCTTCCGCACCCAGCAACAGCTCGACGGCGCCGCGAACGACATCGCCGTGCTCGAGCGTGCTGGCGTGCCCTACGAACTGCTTTCGCGCGAAGACCTCGTGCGCAGTGAACCGGGCCTGGCCTCGACCCGCCACAAGCTGGCCGGTGGCTTGCGCCTACCCAATGACGAAACGGGCGATTGCCAGCTCTTCACCACGCGCCTGGCTGCGATGGCGGAAAAGCTCGGCGTGCGCTTCCGTTTCAACAGCACGATCAATAGCCTCATCTTCAAGAACGACGCCGTACGCGGCGCGCTGGTCGACGGCCAGCCGATCGATGCTGATCTCGTGGTCGTGGCGCTGGGCAGCTACAGCACGCCGTTCCTGAAGAATCTGGTGAACGTGCCGGTCTACCCGCTCAAGGGGTTCTCGATCACCGTGCCGATGGCGGACGCGGCGAAGAGCCCCGTGTCCACCATTCTGGACGAGACCTACAAAGTGGCCGTGACGCGCTTTGACGACCGTATCCGCGTGGGTGGCATGGCGCAGATCGTCGGCTATGACAAGCGCCTGGACCCGAGCAAGCGCAAGACGCTGGAGTTCGTGGTCAACGATCTGTTCCCGGGTGCCGGGGATGTGTCGCGCGCCTCCTTCTGGACGGGCCTGCGCCCGATGACGCCGGACGGCACACCCATCGTGGGCCAGACGCCAGTGCGCGGCCTGTGGCTCAACACGGGCCACGGCACGTTGGGCTGGACCATGGCCTGCGGCTCGGGCAAGCTGCTGGCGGATCTGGTGTCCGGCCGCTCGCCCGCCATTCGCTCGGATGACCTCTCGGTGTATCGCTACCTGGGCGGCACGCCGATGCCGGCGACCAAGCCTGCGCTGGCCTGA
- a CDS encoding Lrp/AsnC ligand binding domain-containing protein, with product MRTQRKPVRALDKLDRRILDLLQKDGRLSMKELSEAVGLTITPCIERVKRLEREGFILGYYARLNPAMLGASLLVFVEISLGSKSGNMFEQFRREVLRIPEVLECHLVSGDFDYLIKARIREMGEYRRLLGDILLQLPGAVQSKSYIVMEEIKETLAIDVTEEGG from the coding sequence ATGCGAACCCAGCGCAAGCCCGTCCGGGCACTCGACAAGCTCGATCGGCGCATCCTCGACCTCCTGCAAAAGGACGGGCGCCTGTCGATGAAGGAACTCTCCGAGGCAGTCGGCCTGACCATTACGCCGTGCATCGAGCGCGTCAAACGCCTGGAGCGCGAGGGCTTCATCCTGGGCTATTACGCGCGGCTCAACCCGGCCATGCTGGGAGCGTCGCTGCTGGTGTTCGTGGAGATCAGTCTGGGCAGTAAGTCCGGCAACATGTTCGAGCAGTTCCGGCGCGAGGTGTTGCGTATTCCGGAGGTGCTGGAGTGCCACCTCGTGTCCGGCGATTTCGATTACCTCATCAAGGCCCGCATTCGCGAGATGGGCGAATACCGGCGCTTGCTGGGCGACATCCTGCTGCAATTGCCAGGCGCCGTGCAGTCCAAGAGTTACATCGTGATGGAGGAGATCAAGGAGACGCTGGCCATCGATGTGACGGAAGAGGGCGGGTGA
- a CDS encoding alkaline phosphatase D family protein: MSDQPIFKPTRRILIKGLVSASGTAMLGSHMGEVLAQGVAPAAVTSERLRPQLPGGVMSGDITADSAIVWSRTDRPARMIVEYSTDAAFKNVARRVGPAALESNGLTARVDLTGLPAGADLFYRVRFQDLVHDKVFSEPVAGRFRTAPVQANRPICFVFSGDEAGQGWGINERFGGYRLYEAMRRESPDFFIHSGDQIYADGPIQAEVKLPDGSLWTNFVTEAKSHVAQTLDDYRGAFAYNQLDKNKRAFSAEVPFLVQWDDHEVRNNWYPGQQIGPEEKRYQERSASLLAARAKQAMFEYNPFRFNPVDPEQIYRAFRYGPLLDVFMLDERSYRGRNSPNRQTRLDADSAFLGPAQAAWLKQSLKQSKATWKVIASDMPISLVVPDLNPDVPKGTYEAWANADDGAPSGRELELAEILRFIKQENIQNVVRVTADVHYAQATYYHPSRAKFTEFKPFWEFVGGPINAGTFGPNGVDQTFGPDVRYVSIPKDNPQNQSPAALQQYYGRAKIDPATRTMLVSLHDLDGKSLWEVKLDPEA, encoded by the coding sequence ATGTCCGACCAGCCGATCTTCAAGCCGACCCGCCGCATACTGATCAAGGGTCTCGTTTCCGCTAGCGGCACCGCGATGCTCGGTTCACACATGGGCGAGGTGCTGGCCCAGGGCGTTGCTCCGGCCGCAGTGACGTCCGAGCGCCTGCGTCCGCAATTGCCCGGCGGTGTGATGAGCGGTGATATCACGGCTGACAGTGCCATCGTCTGGAGCCGCACCGATCGTCCGGCACGCATGATCGTCGAATACTCGACGGACGCCGCCTTCAAGAACGTTGCGCGTCGCGTTGGCCCAGCCGCACTTGAAAGCAACGGCCTGACAGCCCGCGTCGATCTGACCGGCCTGCCTGCCGGCGCAGACCTGTTCTACCGCGTGCGCTTCCAGGACCTCGTGCACGATAAGGTCTTCAGCGAGCCGGTTGCCGGTCGCTTCCGCACGGCGCCCGTCCAGGCCAATCGCCCCATCTGCTTCGTTTTCTCCGGCGACGAGGCCGGCCAGGGGTGGGGCATCAACGAGCGTTTCGGCGGCTATCGTCTGTACGAAGCGATGCGCCGCGAATCGCCCGACTTCTTCATCCACTCCGGCGATCAGATCTATGCCGACGGCCCGATCCAGGCCGAAGTGAAACTGCCCGACGGCTCGCTGTGGACCAACTTCGTTACCGAGGCGAAGTCGCACGTTGCACAGACGCTCGACGACTATCGCGGCGCCTTTGCCTACAACCAGCTCGACAAGAACAAGCGCGCGTTTTCCGCCGAGGTGCCGTTCCTCGTGCAGTGGGACGACCACGAGGTGCGCAACAACTGGTACCCCGGCCAGCAGATCGGCCCGGAAGAGAAGCGCTATCAGGAGCGCAGCGCATCGCTGCTGGCGGCCCGCGCGAAGCAGGCGATGTTCGAGTACAACCCGTTCCGTTTCAACCCCGTCGACCCCGAGCAGATCTACCGCGCATTCCGGTACGGCCCGCTGCTCGACGTGTTCATGCTGGACGAGCGCAGCTATCGCGGGCGCAATTCGCCGAACCGCCAGACCCGGCTGGATGCCGATTCGGCCTTCCTCGGTCCGGCACAGGCGGCGTGGCTCAAGCAATCGCTCAAGCAGTCGAAGGCGACATGGAAGGTGATTGCCAGCGACATGCCGATCTCGCTGGTGGTGCCCGATCTGAACCCCGATGTGCCCAAGGGCACCTACGAAGCGTGGGCGAATGCGGATGACGGTGCGCCGTCGGGACGCGAACTGGAACTGGCCGAAATCCTGCGCTTCATCAAGCAGGAAAACATTCAGAACGTGGTGCGGGTGACGGCAGACGTGCACTACGCGCAAGCGACGTACTACCATCCGTCGCGCGCCAAATTCACGGAGTTCAAACCGTTCTGGGAGTTCGTCGGCGGGCCGATCAACGCGGGCACCTTCGGACCGAATGGAGTGGACCAGACGTTTGGGCCGGACGTGCGCTACGTCAGCATTCCCAAGGACAATCCGCAGAACCAGTCGCCCGCGGCGCTGCAGCAATATTACGGCCGAGCCAAGATCGACCCGGCCACGCGCACGATGCTTGTATCGCTGCACGATCTCGACGGCAAATCGCTCTGGGAAGTGAAGCTCGATCCGGAGGCGTAG
- a CDS encoding PA0069 family radical SAM protein: MSDRRVPRKGRGATSSLQGRFERDERTRVDDGWQPLVGHLDPDEAPPRIETSVSIERARSILSHNQSPDIPFGVSLNPYRGCEHGCVYCFARPTHAYLDLSPGLDFETRLFAKTNAAEVLRETLAKPGYRCEAIALGVNTDAYQPIERELRITRDVLQVLHDCDHPVGLITKSTLIERDIDLLATMAAKNLVVAAVTLTTLDADLARKLEPRAATPSRRLRTIRTLAEAGIPVGVSVAPMIPFVTDDHMEQILEAAREAGATYASYIVLRLPNELNAVFQDWLMAHFPDRAQRVMNRIRDLHGGQDYKADFATRMRGTGIWADLLRQRFYKAADRLGFSYHRYNERVLDTSQFKPPARAIKPRKPTDERQGSLF; this comes from the coding sequence ATGTCCGACCGCCGCGTCCCCCGCAAGGGACGCGGTGCCACATCCAGTCTGCAAGGCCGCTTCGAGCGCGACGAACGCACGCGCGTCGATGACGGCTGGCAACCGCTTGTCGGGCATCTCGATCCGGATGAGGCGCCGCCGCGCATCGAGACCAGCGTCTCCATCGAGCGGGCGCGCTCGATCCTCAGCCACAACCAGTCGCCGGATATTCCGTTTGGGGTGTCGCTCAATCCGTATCGCGGGTGTGAGCATGGTTGCGTGTATTGCTTTGCGCGGCCGACGCATGCGTATCTGGACTTATCGCCGGGACTCGATTTCGAGACCAGGCTGTTCGCCAAGACCAATGCCGCCGAGGTGCTGCGCGAAACGCTGGCCAAGCCAGGCTACCGCTGCGAGGCAATAGCGCTGGGCGTGAATACCGATGCATATCAACCGATTGAGCGCGAGTTGCGCATCACACGCGACGTGCTGCAGGTGCTGCACGATTGCGATCACCCCGTCGGGCTGATCACCAAGTCGACACTGATTGAGCGCGACATCGATCTGCTCGCCACGATGGCGGCGAAGAACCTTGTCGTAGCCGCCGTCACCCTCACCACGCTCGACGCTGATCTGGCGCGCAAGCTGGAGCCCCGCGCTGCCACGCCATCGCGCCGCCTGCGCACGATTCGCACGCTGGCCGAGGCCGGTATTCCGGTGGGTGTCAGCGTCGCTCCAATGATCCCCTTTGTTACCGACGACCACATGGAGCAGATCCTGGAAGCCGCGCGCGAGGCGGGCGCCACGTACGCGAGCTACATCGTGCTGCGCTTGCCGAACGAGCTGAACGCGGTGTTCCAGGATTGGCTGATGGCGCATTTCCCCGACCGCGCGCAACGCGTGATGAACCGCATCCGCGATCTGCACGGCGGGCAAGACTACAAGGCGGATTTCGCCACGCGCATGCGCGGCACCGGCATTTGGGCCGATTTGTTGCGGCAGCGTTTCTACAAGGCCGCAGACAGGCTCGGCTTCAGCTACCACCGCTACAACGAACGGGTGCTCGACACCTCGCAGTTCAAGCCGCCCGCGCGTGCCATCAAACCGCGAAAACCGACTGACGAGCGCCAGGGCAGCTTGTTTTGA